The DNA sequence GGGGCCAACCTGCTCGTCAATTTCCGCATCGTTCATTCGCTCATTGGCCCGTTCCTGGGTGAGTTTTTCCGGAATATTCTTAAACCGGTGCTATTCTGCCTGCTCATGGTGGGGGCCATTGCCGTTTACAAATCCTACGCCGACACCATCAGTGTGCTGAACATAAGCGTCCAGATCGCGATGGGTGCCCTGATCTACGGCGGCCTGACCCTTCGCTACAAGTATCCGCTCACCGACCTGAAATCCCTGCGTAAAGCCGTATGATGCAACAACTCATTCTGAAATCCCTCTACGTCGTGGCCCGGCTCAAATACCCGAAGCTTCGGAAAGACCTGGGCTATTTCGTGCGCGACAATTACTACTGCAAGCTGGTGCAGGCCCGGTTTGCCCTGCGTGATTATGTCCTGAAGAAAAAGTACAAGGTTATCAGCTACCAGGGTGAGTTCGACCAGGAACTGCGCTACGTGCTGCCTTTTGCCTACTGGCACCACCTGAACGGAACGCTGGACAAGACGATCTCGGCCACCCACACGAAGGAGTTTTACTTCTTCAGCCCCAACCACGAAGAGAAATTTCAGCAGCGGATCTGGACGGAGTCATACGCCCACTACGATGTGCCGAATATGACCCACAGCAATTCGTACAGCTTCCGGAACTGGGTGCAGGTCCCCTACAAACAGCAGTACCGGAATGACCGCTTCGTGTACGACAAACCACTGCTGGTTATTGCCAACAAATACAACATTGAGTGGGACCAGCCGCCCATCAACTTCCTCGACATTCCTACGCTCGACACCATCATCCGGACCTACGGGCCGCGCTATCAGATCATCTATAACCGTCCGTTACCGAACCAGATCGTGCAGGACAACAGCGAAACGATGTCGCTCAATGAACACGCCTGGCTCCGCGAACACCACCCCGACGTGATTCTCATGGATGATCTCTACCGCGAGCACCACCCATCGGCGGTCCGGAACTACAACCACCTCCAGCTCATGGTCTACGCCAACTGCAACCACTTCATTTCGATGCACGGCGGCACGGCGGCTCTGGCGAGTTGTTTTGGCGGGACCAACATTATCCTGTCAAATCCCAACTGGGGCATGGAGCACCATTTCAACGAATACAAAAACCTGTTTCCCAAACTATCCGGGGCTACCATCCTGCACGCCCGAACACCCGATGAGGTACTGAACCACCTGAGCAAAACCTTCTAAGCGCGACTCGCCCCACCCACTGGTGGGGTCCGCGCGAACCCTATATATGATAAAATACTCTTTATTATTCGATCAGATTAAGAAAGAATCTTTTATGTATTTTATTTAATTATAACTTTACATATAATACATAACGGTACATTATTTGCTTTGAGTAATTAACCGAATTAGTCGGTTATTTCATTGCAGGGCGTATCGGAGTAACAGCCTTATGATCATTAGCCGAATAACCAGTGGCCTGGGTAACCAGCTGTTTCAGTACGCAGCAGCCCGGCATCTCGCGTTGACCAATAAAACGGATCTCTACCTCGATCTGAGCTACTACCGGCAAACCTACGACACGGATACCCCGCGTTCATTTAAGCTGGGGCAGTTCGCGGTTCCCTACCGGATGCTCCAGGCGTCTCCGCTCGAGTATGTCTCCAAGGCTACCAAACTCCTGCCCAACCGGAGCCTGCCGCCCCTTTTCCTGTTTCTGAAAGAAAAGCATTTTCACTTCGACGAGCGGGTGGTGCGGGCGCGGGCCAACTGCATTACGCTGGATGGATTCTGGCAGTCGGAAGCATATTTCCGGGACAACGCGGCCACCATCCGGCGGGAGTTGACTCTCACAGGTACGCCCAGTCCCGAATTTAATCATTATGAGCGGCAGCTGGCCAGTACCCCGACGCCCGTATCGATTCACATCCGGCGGGGCGACTACGTAAACCACCCGGAATTCAGCAAGACGTTCGGGTTCGTGGGTCTCGACTACTACGAACAGGCCCTGCGCGAACTCAACAGCCGTTTCAGTGCGACGCAGCTGTATGTTTTCAGCGACGACAAAGCGTGGGTTCGCGAGAATCTGCCCCTTCCCGACAACACCGTTTTCGTGCAGAACAGCGGTCCGGACGGCGACGTAGCCGATCTGGTTCTGATGAGCAAGTGCCACCACCACATCATTGCCAACAGCTCCTTCAGCTGGTGGGGCGCCTGGCTCAACCCCAAGCCCGACAAGCTGGTCGTAACGCCCCGCCACTGG is a window from the Spirosoma rigui genome containing:
- a CDS encoding alpha-1,2-fucosyltransferase gives rise to the protein MIISRITSGLGNQLFQYAAARHLALTNKTDLYLDLSYYRQTYDTDTPRSFKLGQFAVPYRMLQASPLEYVSKATKLLPNRSLPPLFLFLKEKHFHFDERVVRARANCITLDGFWQSEAYFRDNAATIRRELTLTGTPSPEFNHYERQLASTPTPVSIHIRRGDYVNHPEFSKTFGFVGLDYYEQALRELNSRFSATQLYVFSDDKAWVRENLPLPDNTVFVQNSGPDGDVADLVLMSKCHHHIIANSSFSWWGAWLNPKPDKLVVTPRHWYKQQPTWNTKDLLPSTWLAL